A stretch of the Ornithodoros turicata isolate Travis chromosome 4, ASM3712646v1, whole genome shotgun sequence genome encodes the following:
- the LOC135393224 gene encoding uncharacterized protein LOC135393224, with translation MKLLLACVAAFIVVCRASYYGQSLVTSCEGEYNFTEVTLQNCNETCVVSAGSPLHLNFTGRNHEEHPVNVSVWAHIRSLNHTWDSFYYNSTCENKENKFPCTAAPGQTITGQVKIDIPKDFKKAFTSLYFYLDGIGCAIIRIIVSTLPSEKSSV, from the exons ATGAAGCTCTTGCTTGCTTGTGTTGCAGCATTCATCGTGGTTTGTCGTGCTTCTTACTATGGCCAAAGCCTCGTTACGTCTTGTG AGGGAGAGTACAACTTCACTGAGGTTACTCTACAGAATTGCAACGAAACGTGCGTTGTTTCTGCTGGGTCTCCCCTTCACCTGAACTTTACTGGGCGCAACCACGAAG AGCACCCTGTTAACGTGTCCGTATGGGCACATATTCGGAGCTTGAACCATACATGGGACTCATTCTACTACAACAGCACTTGTGAAAATAAAGAGAACAAATTTCCCTGCACAGCGGCGCCTGGTCAAACCATAACCGGCCAGGTTAAAATCGACATTCCTAAAGATTTTAAAAAG GCATTCACAAGTTTATACTTCTATCTCGATGGCATCGGATGTGCTATAATCCGCATCATAGTATCCACTCTCCCTTCGGAGAAAAGTTCAGTGTGA